A window of Felis catus isolate Fca126 chromosome A3, F.catus_Fca126_mat1.0, whole genome shotgun sequence genomic DNA:
ATCTTTGACCCAATTTTCTCAAGCAGCCTCATCTCAGGTATGCCTTCTGGATTATTGGAACCTACAAACCAACTCTAGATTATCATGCTTTCTAGTCACATCTGTGGCATGATGAGCACTATGCCCCATTATAGTACAATCCAGTCCTTGACACCTTATGCAGTGACAGATCCTAGAAGATAATAAAGCGGAGTCAAACAATCTGTATCTTGGTTTCAAACCAAGATTAACGAGTGCTTTTAAATGGAATTAAAGTATCTGAACATAAAAATAGAGGGTAATTCATTTCTCAAATTGCAACTTCAACTAATTAGGTTTATAGATGCATGGACCCATTGGTTATCCAGTAACTCCTACAAATCTGCAGTATAATTTGGCTTCCACAGCATATATTAAAGTACAGAAAATTTAGAGGTTACCCATGTAAATTCTTTTCAAGCCCACCATATGCTGTAAAGTTACAAGGATGATCTAATCAATTATCACATAACCCCATCAACCATTAACGACTGATGGCTGGGTGGAATTTCACTCTAATCAGCAACCAATTTTACCAAGCAACCTGTTAAGTGCCTGTTAAATATAATAATCTTCCAGATGAAAATGCAGTATTTGCTTTTCTACTTTGAACAAGAATATGCTAAATTTCCAATCAAAGAAAGGCTACTTCCATTTTCATACAACACTAAAGACCATGGAACCATATTCTAACAAAACACTAATTACACTGACCATTTCTCCATAAAGTGGGATTACCAGGCTAAACGGGTTCTCAAGTATTAAGAACTACTTCTTCAAGAGTTCAATTAAATTTAAGTTGAAGagttttcatcatttaaaatccACTAACTTAGGCAAAATCGTATAATAGACGGACCACGAAATACCTTTTAAACTCAAAGGGGCAGATAGGACTTTGGCAAATTTGATTAACAGCACAAAATGTTATCCAAATCCAATAATTTATTGCTGGTCTGAGGCTTGCCTTCTTTTACACTTTGAATTTACATCGTTTCCACAAAGAGTAGATTACCaatatttaaaggaatttaaTAGTGACCTATTCAGTAAGGCAATTATCTTGGtagcaaatttttattgaaatcttaCATAACTCAAGCTTATAAAAAGCCAACATAATTGAAAATTGGGTTCTCCCTCTAAAGCCTTAGGTATTCAAAGCTTGAAACGGTTAATTTAaaagtaagcaaacaaaacaacaaaacccctgCAGCAGATCCTgctgaaatacttaaaaaaaatctaaatgagcTTTATCTTTACAAAAGTTATTTTAGCTCAAAAGCTATAAAATCAAAGTTATCTTAATTCTACAAAGAAGGGAGAGGATCTTTGACTTCATGCCACCATTTCTTTAGAACCTCatctttttcatcaaatttggccACAAATCAAATTTCTGTGTGCCCCTGTTTTCAGGAGATTCCTCTTGCAAAGAGGCCAAGTACAAACATGGAAGAGTAACTGCTTAAGCAAGTAGGAAAGTGTTCCATAATAGTGTGCAAAGAATGTAGAGTTCTAAGTTAATCTCTGGAACTCGATCTGGACCGTGACCTCGACTTTGAACGAGATCTAGAACGGGATCTTGAAGCTCTTTTTGGTGGAGGGGACACAGAACGCGCCTTTGAGGGTGGAGCAGGTAGGGGTGAATTTGAACGAGACTGGCTCCTTGATCTAGATTTTGACTTTATAtcaccttttccattttctttgggggAACGAGATCGAGAACGAGACCTGCTTCGAGATTTCTCATACTCCTTAGATCTGCTTCGAGAGCGTGAACGGGAGCCCCGATCAGACTTGGGCTTAGATTTGCTTTTTGATCTGGATTTCCTGCCTTTTGATCGAGAACGTGATCGACCTTTGCTCCGAGACCTGGATCTGGACAAGAAGAGCCAGATTTTTTTCTCAATACCTTGCCAGAACATACAAATAGAGtaacattcagaaaaaaagatctaACAGCTCATTATTTACCTGGAGCGACTTTTTGAGATACTTCGAGATCTACTGCGGCTGCTCCTGCGACTCCTACTTCGTGACCTTCTTCTAGACCGTGACCTATAACAAAAGATGCAATAAAAAACATTAATCTCATATCTCAACACAAACTTTTGTGTCATTTAcaaaaaacagtaaacaaaatataatttcttaccATAAATTAAGTCCACcttaaaacattgaaaagaacCTCAATGATGCACAACACAAAAGAGACTACATACTGAATTTCAACTAAGCATCAATTGAAATACTGCTGCTTgaatttttctttgctcttaGCAAATAtggtttcttctcctttccctgtaTTTCAACAAATTACCTTGATCTGCTTCCAGAGTAAGACCGCCTGTGGCTCGTTCGTGGTTTATCCTCAATGAGCCTGATATTTCTGCCATTTATTTCTGTACCATCCAGTTTATCCAAAGCACGCTTCATGTCAGAGTAGGAACGAAACTCAATCACGCCTTCGTTTGTGCGTTCTTTGTGAGCATCCGCATAGGTTACTTCACCTGCTTGTCTCATGAAATCCTAAAGAAGCAACAAGATTAAACTcagaaatgtaatgaaaaaaatctacGTACTGTACTGGATTctcagaaatttaagaaaaaagtgaagCAAAAG
This region includes:
- the SRSF6 gene encoding serine/arginine-rich splicing factor 6, coding for MPRVYIGRLSYNVREKDIQRFFSGYGRLLEIDLKNGYGFVEFEDSRDADDAVYELNGKELCGERVIVEHARGPRRDRDGYSYGSRSGGGGYSSRRTSGRDKYGPPVRTEFRLIVENLSSRCSWQDLKDFMRQAGEVTYADAHKERTNEGVIEFRSYSDMKRALDKLDGTEINGRNIRLIEDKPRTSHRRSYSGSRSRSRSRRRSRSRSRRSSRSRSRSISKSRSRSRSRSKGRSRSRSKGRKSRSKSKSKPKSDRGSRSRSRSRSKEYEKSRSRSRSRSRSPKENGKGDIKSKSRSRSQSRSNSPLPAPPSKARSVSPPPKRASRSRSRSRSKSRSRSRSSSRD